Proteins from a genomic interval of Nasonia vitripennis strain AsymCx chromosome 3, Nvit_psr_1.1, whole genome shotgun sequence:
- the LOC100122937 gene encoding rab-3A-interacting protein isoform X1 gives MKSVQEQQQPSSMDSSDSGTTTASSEYAYRPLTTKHRRAGSTGTTGDEEYTTDEDELYGDEADCAAPGLGHAAPHPILKSDLARAATDLFGYATPKRDEEADEPTSLFDEDDVKFCRDSSAKPPTIFNYASPNHYDNNNVDDGDNQSNNNSCSSGVQKDIEDSKQTENGDSKRRSSPVASSTGGESLEPSKDRSEEAAEDECETAAKEPAIAKLQEELRRAHEELRLKDEEVARLSRIRQDVEAELEELTASLFQEAHNMVREANQRQATAERLLEESRMKAEVLAAEVAALKTLVLTSTPAQPNPHLHPQIGGGSSAEEAHHSGGIFAKKQHRRSPSHFNLKYGRDSSPPDSPQREQQQQHQQQQQQHQQHQHQQHQHQHQQQQRSSLPCGSNADGCVPDRDLPEREREKKRERYLLSQISTEKEQQQEKECRELALEVDPRVHAEFLRWKANPCVDKSEPFVERIFREDIDLCLDFPNAELGAQVRQAVLDGIIFVEAVGDKAKLGFPKRCALLEEPRQCHYRMRMGDQENKWHCISQICRNRIIAVCDLLNYLRYVERGLVKSSVFLYKRYIPCCSSRRLLGNHATAKGNGSCSAGLGSLCSLTSISNCNLLSPFLLSIQVSLRNREMASSSKEEEGTRVKKRISALRRMPYLFETVVCDAIEAAKTRIFTI, from the exons ATGAAGTCCGTgcaagagcagcagcagccctcgTCGATGGATTCGAGCGACTCGGGCACGACGACGGCCTCGAGCGAGTACGCTTACCGGCCGTTGACGACGAAGCATCGCCGAGCCGGCAGCACCGGGACCACCGGCGACGAGGAGTACACCACCGACGAGGACGAGCTCTACGGCGACGAGGCGGACTGCGCCGCTCCGGGACTCGGTCACGCCGCGCCCCATCCGATTCTGAAGAGCGACTTGGCCAGGGCGGCCACCGATCTCTTCGGTTACGCGACACCCAAGAGGGACGAGGAGGCCGACGAGCCGACCAGCCTCTTCGACGAGGACGACGTCAAGTTCTGTCGAGACAG TTCCGCGAAGCCCCCGACGATCTTCAACTACGCCAGTCCCAACCACTACGACAACAACAACGTCGACGACGGCGACAACCAGAGCAACAATaacagctgcagcagcggcgttCAGAAGGACATCGAGGATAGTAAACAGACCGAAAAC GGTGACTCGAAGAGAAGGAGCAGCCCGGTCGCGTCATCTACCGGCGGCGAGTCGCTAGAGCCGTCGAAGGATCGCAGCGAGGAGGCCGCGGAGGACGAGTGCGAGACAGCAGCCAAAGAGCCGGCCATCGCCAAGCTGCAGGAGGAGCTGCGCCGGGCCCACGAGGAATTGAGGCTCAAGGACGAAGAGGTCGCGAGGTTGTCGCGCATCAGGCAGGATGTGGAAGCCGAGCTCGAGGAGCTCACCGCCAGCCTCTTCCAG GAGGCGCACAACATGGTACGCGAGGCTAATCAGCGCCAGGCGACGGCTGAGCGGCTGCTCGAGGAGAGCCGTATGAAGGCCGAAGTGTTGGCTGCCGAGGTGGCCGCCTTGAAGACCCTCGTGCTGACCTCGACACCGGCCCAACCCAATCCACACCTACATCCGCAAATCGGCGGCGGTAGTTCCGCGGAGGAGGCGCACCACTCGGGCGGCATCTTCGCCAAGAAGCAGCACCGTCGCTCGCCCTCGCATTTCAATCTCAAGTACGGCCGAGACAGCTCGCCGCCCGACTCGCCCcagagagagcagcagcagcagcatcagcagcagcagcagcagcatcagcagcatcagcaccagcagcaccagcaccagcaccagcagcagcagagatcCTCCTTGCCCTGTGGCAGCAACGCTGACGGCTGCGTGCCCGACAGGGATTTGCCGGAGAGAGAACGCGAGAAAAAGCGCGAGAGGTATCTGCTCAGCCAGATCTCCACCGAAAAGGAGCAGCAACAGGAGAAGGAGTGCCGCGAACTCGCCCTGGAGGTGGACCCGCGCGTCCATGCCGAGTTCCTCCGGTGGAAGGCCAATCCCTGCGTGGACAAGAGCGAGCCTTTCGTCGAACGCATCTTTAGGGAGGACATTGACCTCTGCCTGGACTTTCCCAACGCCGAGCTTGGTGCACAAGTTAGGCAGGCTGTGCTCGACGGTATCATTTTTGTCGAGgccgttggcgacaaggccaAGCTCGGCTTTCCCAA AAGGTGCGCCCTACTGGAAGAGCCCAGACAATGCCACTACAGAATGCGAATGGGAGATCAAGAAAACAAGTGGCACTGTATATCCCAGATATGTAGAAATAGG ATCATAGCAGTTTGCGACTTGCTCAATTATCTTCGATACGTCGAGCGAGGCCTTGTCAAAAGTTCCG tttttttatataaacgtTATATCCCTTGTTGCAGTTCACGACGTTTACTGGGAAATCACGCGACTGCGAAAGGAAATGGTTCTTGCTCGGCTGGGCTTGGCTCTCTCTGCAGTCTAACAAGTATATCGAATTGCAACTTGCTCTCTCCTTTTCTTTTGAGCATACAAGTGTCCTTGCGAAATCGAGAGATGGCTTCGAGCTCAAAAGAGGAGGAGGGCACGAGAGTAAAGAAACGAATCTCCGCGTTGCGTCGAATGCCGTATTTATTCGAGACTGTTGTATGCGATGCAATTGAAGCGGCAAAAACTCGAATTTTCACAATATGA
- the LOC100122937 gene encoding guanine nucleotide exchange factor for Rab-3A isoform X2 has protein sequence MKSVQEQQQPSSMDSSDSGTTTASSEYAYRPLTTKHRRAGSTGTTGDEEYTTDEDELYGDEADCAAPGLGHAAPHPILKSDLARAATDLFGYATPKRDEEADEPTSLFDEDDVKFCRDSSAKPPTIFNYASPNHYDNNNVDDGDNQSNNNSCSSGVQKDIEDSKQTENGDSKRRSSPVASSTGGESLEPSKDRSEEAAEDECETAAKEPAIAKLQEELRRAHEELRLKDEEVARLSRIRQDVEAELEELTASLFQEAHNMVREANQRQATAERLLEESRMKAEVLAAEVAALKTLVLTSTPAQPNPHLHPQIGGGSSAEEAHHSGGIFAKKQHRRSPSHFNLKYGRDSSPPDSPQREQQQQHQQQQQQHQQHQHQQHQHQHQQQQRSSLPCGSNADGCVPDRDLPEREREKKRERYLLSQISTEKEQQQEKECRELALEVDPRVHAEFLRWKANPCVDKSEPFVERIFREDIDLCLDFPNAELGAQVRQAVLDGIIFVEAVGDKAKLGFPKRCALLEEPRQCHYRMRMGDQENKWHCISQICRNRIIAVCDLLNYLRYVERGLVKSSVHDVYWEITRLRKEMVLARLGLALSAV, from the exons ATGAAGTCCGTgcaagagcagcagcagccctcgTCGATGGATTCGAGCGACTCGGGCACGACGACGGCCTCGAGCGAGTACGCTTACCGGCCGTTGACGACGAAGCATCGCCGAGCCGGCAGCACCGGGACCACCGGCGACGAGGAGTACACCACCGACGAGGACGAGCTCTACGGCGACGAGGCGGACTGCGCCGCTCCGGGACTCGGTCACGCCGCGCCCCATCCGATTCTGAAGAGCGACTTGGCCAGGGCGGCCACCGATCTCTTCGGTTACGCGACACCCAAGAGGGACGAGGAGGCCGACGAGCCGACCAGCCTCTTCGACGAGGACGACGTCAAGTTCTGTCGAGACAG TTCCGCGAAGCCCCCGACGATCTTCAACTACGCCAGTCCCAACCACTACGACAACAACAACGTCGACGACGGCGACAACCAGAGCAACAATaacagctgcagcagcggcgttCAGAAGGACATCGAGGATAGTAAACAGACCGAAAAC GGTGACTCGAAGAGAAGGAGCAGCCCGGTCGCGTCATCTACCGGCGGCGAGTCGCTAGAGCCGTCGAAGGATCGCAGCGAGGAGGCCGCGGAGGACGAGTGCGAGACAGCAGCCAAAGAGCCGGCCATCGCCAAGCTGCAGGAGGAGCTGCGCCGGGCCCACGAGGAATTGAGGCTCAAGGACGAAGAGGTCGCGAGGTTGTCGCGCATCAGGCAGGATGTGGAAGCCGAGCTCGAGGAGCTCACCGCCAGCCTCTTCCAG GAGGCGCACAACATGGTACGCGAGGCTAATCAGCGCCAGGCGACGGCTGAGCGGCTGCTCGAGGAGAGCCGTATGAAGGCCGAAGTGTTGGCTGCCGAGGTGGCCGCCTTGAAGACCCTCGTGCTGACCTCGACACCGGCCCAACCCAATCCACACCTACATCCGCAAATCGGCGGCGGTAGTTCCGCGGAGGAGGCGCACCACTCGGGCGGCATCTTCGCCAAGAAGCAGCACCGTCGCTCGCCCTCGCATTTCAATCTCAAGTACGGCCGAGACAGCTCGCCGCCCGACTCGCCCcagagagagcagcagcagcagcatcagcagcagcagcagcagcatcagcagcatcagcaccagcagcaccagcaccagcaccagcagcagcagagatcCTCCTTGCCCTGTGGCAGCAACGCTGACGGCTGCGTGCCCGACAGGGATTTGCCGGAGAGAGAACGCGAGAAAAAGCGCGAGAGGTATCTGCTCAGCCAGATCTCCACCGAAAAGGAGCAGCAACAGGAGAAGGAGTGCCGCGAACTCGCCCTGGAGGTGGACCCGCGCGTCCATGCCGAGTTCCTCCGGTGGAAGGCCAATCCCTGCGTGGACAAGAGCGAGCCTTTCGTCGAACGCATCTTTAGGGAGGACATTGACCTCTGCCTGGACTTTCCCAACGCCGAGCTTGGTGCACAAGTTAGGCAGGCTGTGCTCGACGGTATCATTTTTGTCGAGgccgttggcgacaaggccaAGCTCGGCTTTCCCAA AAGGTGCGCCCTACTGGAAGAGCCCAGACAATGCCACTACAGAATGCGAATGGGAGATCAAGAAAACAAGTGGCACTGTATATCCCAGATATGTAGAAATAGG ATCATAGCAGTTTGCGACTTGCTCAATTATCTTCGATACGTCGAGCGAGGCCTTGTCAAAAGTTCCG TTCACGACGTTTACTGGGAAATCACGCGACTGCGAAAGGAAATGGTTCTTGCTCGGCTGGGCTTGGCTCTCTCTGCAGTCTAA
- the LOC100122926 gene encoding lipase 3-like, whose protein sequence is MATERPDVAAKVKAMIALAPATYVYHMKAPIRLLASFWREFQQLSNLLGINEFFARGHFFNGFAKYICKSVMLRNVLCSNSLFLIAGFDPEQLDYANLKVYNSSEPPEYDISRIQVPIAVFWSDNDWLVGGKDVETFYKQVPLKLGMYKIAHDKFNHFDFLWALDAPDLVYSKILDLMSKCNNRIIDELR, encoded by the exons ATGGCCACCGAGCGGCCCGATGTAGCGGCCAAAGTAAAAGCAATGATAGCACTTGCTCCCGCGACTTACGTCTACCACATGAAAGCCCCAATTAGACTGTTAGCTTCATTCTGGAGGGAATTTCAG CAACTCTCCAACTTACTGGGTATCAATGAATTTTTCGCACGAGGACACTTTTTCAATGGCTTTGCCAAATACATTTGTAAATCGGTCATGCTTCGAAATGTCCTGTGTAGCAATTCATTATTCCTTATAGCGGGATTCGATCCAGAGCAACTCGATTAC GCTAATCTCAAGGTGTACAATAGCAGCGAACCGCCGGAATATGACATCTCTAGAATTCAAGTACCCATTGCCGTGTTTTGGTCGGATAACGATTGGTTGGTCGGTGGAAAG GACGTAGAAACGTTCTACAAGCAGGTGCCTTTGAAACTGGGAATGTACAAAATTGCCCACGACAAGTTCAATCATTTTGATTTTCTATGGGCACTTGATGCGCCGGATCTAGTTTATTCCAAGATTCTCGACCTGATGTCGAAATGCAACAACCGAATTATTGATGAATTGAGATAA